One genomic region from Antedon mediterranea chromosome 3, ecAntMedi1.1, whole genome shotgun sequence encodes:
- the LOC140044706 gene encoding required for meiotic nuclear division protein 1 homolog — protein MCSLKLLTSMFSRNTHLFPISKYNRIVCSKSSWKHYDPVGLYYHQQRLFKNLSAYQSHCAKYRHRTTLKYISIKNLNSQTHHLSSKSITRKGNEDGPDDKNRPIVFAMTVKKGKSNRTNQKGQKLKGAKHRTKKPARLALDTQGLGVVTAYSTAEEYNLEHLSLDLQAQGLFREAYMPPDSQDVLHMQFLNISGERDEEPREIFLFREGSVVFWNVPELVIKGVIRTITKHESQAYEIALVTWENEQMSYTYDSEATRIADADTIIIHENNSPERTVLEKFAFSNALALSVKLAIWEWSLDKFVTSIEWVPDNLKAGKKLKMSKEQVLKKLGELFSLRHRINLTSDLLISPDFYWNHDDLELMFTKTCNFLSISRRTKVLNEKLNHCSELVELMRTHLNEQHSFRLEWMIIALITVEVIFEFVHYIKMYVQEQVDQTNLHREHYEEPKKDIYRHKSMAK, from the exons ATGTGTTCACTGAAACTGTTAACTTCCATGTTTTCAAGGAACACACATTTGTTTCCTATAAGTAAATATAACAGAATAGTATGTTCAAAGTCATCATGGAAGCATTATGATCCTGTTGGTTTATACTACCACCAACAAAGATTATTCAAAAATTTAAGTGCATACCAATCACATTGTGCAAAATATAGGCATAGAAcaacattaaaatacatttcaatCAAGAATCTTAACTCACAAACTCATCACCTTTCCTCCAAGTCTATAACAAGAAAGGGGAACGAAGATGGGCCAGATGATAAAAACAGGCCAATAGTGTTTGCGATGACTGTTAAAAAAGGCAAAAGTAACCGAACTAATCAAAAAGGACAGAAACTAAAGGGTGCAAAACACAGGACAAAGAAACCAGCTAGATTGGCCTTGGATACACAG ggCCTTGGAGTAGTGACTGCTTATTCTACAGCTGAAGAGTACAACCTGGAACACCTAAGCCTAGATCTACAAGCGCAGGGTTTGTTCAGAGAAGCTTACATGCCTCCAG ATTCCCAAGATGTCCTTCATATGCAATTCCTTAATATATCTGGTGAAAGAGATGAAGAACCAAGAGAGATCTTCCTATTTAGAGAGGGCTCTGTTGTCTTCTGGAACGTACCTGAGCTAGTG attaaaGGTGTAATAAGGACGATAACAAAACATGAATCACAGGCGTATGAGATTGCCCTAGTGACTTGGGAAAATGAACAAATGAGTTACACATATGATAG TGAGGCCACTAGAATTGCAGATGCTGATACCATTATTATACATGAAAACAACAGTCCAGAAAGAACAGTTTTAGAAAAATTTGCCTTTTCAAATGCCCTTGCACTATCTG tgaaATTAGCTATTTGGGAGTGGTCTCTGGATAAGTTTGTGACTTCTATAGAATGGGTCCCAGAT AATTTGAAAGCTGGAAAAAAACTGAAAATGAGCAAAGAGCAAGTATTAAAAAAGCTGGGAGAGCTGTTTAGTTTACGTCATCGAATCAACTTGACCTCTGACCTGCTTATCTCTCCCGATTTTTACTGGAACCATGATGATTTGGAGCTGATGTTCACCAAGACGTGTAACTTTCTTAGCATATCAAGAAGAACTAAA gTGTTAAATGAGAAACTAAATCATTGTTCAGAGCTTGTAGAACTAATGCGGACACACTTGAATGAACAGCATTCATTTAGGTTGGAGTGGATGATAATTGCACTGATTACTGTTGAG GTTATCTTTGAATTTGTGCATTATATCAAGATGTATGTACAGGAACAAGTAGACCAAACCAATCTACACCGTGAACATTATGAGGAGCCAAAAAAAGACATTTACAGACATAAAAGCATggccaaataa
- the LOC140044709 gene encoding uncharacterized protein: protein MSTTHSNKVQNVSFDVLLDDSCKNDKTRVPKRLLANNGYKLSADQLQIKQQEAEKRRQACKDYKLAQIKQRQEQCRVIAAKMKALLDLDAKRKGLPGTESVPSVSRRHAGDMIKSVADDFKGIGITLTNDVTITDS from the exons ATGTCAACAACACATAGCAACAAAGTTCAGAACGTGTCATTCGACGTTCTTTTAGATGATTCTTgtaaaaatgacaaaacaagAGTTCCCAAAAGACTCTTAGCAAACAACGGCTACAAATTGAGTGCAGACCAATTACAAATAAAGCAACAGGAGGCCGAGAAAAGGCGCCAG GCATGTAAAGATTATAAATTGgcacaaataaaacaaagacaaGAACAGTGTAGAGTAATTGCAGCAAAGATGAAGGCGTTATTAGATTTAGATGCTAAACGCAAAGGATTGCCAGGAACTGAATCAGTACCATCTGTATCAAGACGACATGCAGGGGACATGATAAAAAGTGTCGCAGATGACTTCAAAGGAATTGGAATCACATTAACAAATGATGTTACTATTACAGATAGCTGA